Genomic segment of Myxococcaceae bacterium JPH2:
GCTCCTCGTTGGACTCCCCTTCCTCGGACGCTCCCTCTTGCTCGGACGAATCCGCGTCTCCCTCGCCTTCCGACGCGTGCGACTCGGAATCTTCCGACGCGGACGCGACGGGGTTGCGCTCCAGCACCACCTCGAAGCCACCGGGCAGAAGGTCCGTGATGGCGACGTGAGAGACGTCCCCATCGAGGGCCCGCAGCTTCACGTGGACCTCCAGCTCCTCACCCAGCTTCGCCTCGTGGGTGACCTTGCCATCCAGCGTCTGCAGCTCGCGCTGCACCTCCAGCCGCTGCTGGATGGCCTTCGTGGGCGTCTCCAGGTCGTAGCCCGCCTGCGTCACCTGGACGAACAGCGGCGTGCTCGCGGGGGACTCCACGCGGACCTGCGCGGCGTCCGACGAGAAGGCCACGCGGGGGAAGAGCCCCTCGGGCACCGTCAGCGGACGCAGTTTGCCGGCCACCTGCTCCAGCATCGCCACGCCGCTCGCGGACGGCGTGCCCTGCGCCCCCAGCGCGGTCGCGTATGCGTCCAGCCCCAGGATGGCGTACGAAGACGACAGCGTGTTGAAGCGCTCCTCGCTGATGGGGCGAGCCATCGCCGCGAGCTGCTCACCCGACACCTGAGAGATCCGCTCAGGGAAGTGACGCGACAGCAGGTAGAGGACCTGCGAGTCGTAGACGAGCCCGTCGTACAGCGCGGAGTAGTCCGCCGCCTGCACTTGCCCCAGCTTCACCGAGCCCAATGCCTGCTCGGCCTGCCGCTCCTGCTTCAGGAGCTTGTACGTCGCGGAGAGGTACGCGGCCGTGAGGTCCTTCGGCCACTCCTTCAGCTTCGAGTCCAGGCGCTCCCGCAGGGCATTCACCTGGGGGGTGGGCACCTTCCCGTTGCGAGCGAGGATGTACTGCGCATACGCCACGGCGCGCGCCTCCGCGAGCGTCGACGGCGTACGAGCCGCCACGTTGCCCAGCCACGTCATGCCGCGGTTGAAGAGGTCCGTGGGCACCGCGAAGCCGCGCTCCCGCGCGTCGGTGAGGAAGTGCATCGCGTACACGCTGGTCAGCGTGGGCGCGTACGAGTTGGCCGCCCAGAGGCCGAAGGCGCCCTCCTCGTTCTGCCGGCCACGCAGCGTGTGCAGCGCGGTGTCGAAGTTGGACGCGATGGTCTGCGGAGCCATCCCGAACTCACGCCGACCCTTGAGCACCACCGCCGGGAAGGCGCGGCTGACGAGTTGCTCGGTGCAGCCATAGGGATACTTGTCCAGGTACGCCGTGAGGCCCCGAGCCAGGCCCAGCGGCAGCGGCGAGGCGCTCACCTCCAGCGTGCGGTAGGCGTCGTGGAGCTTGCGGCTCACCGCCAGGTCCTGCTTACCGCCTGAGAGCTGCGCGCTCGACACCGTGGTGAGGAAGGGCACCGCGGGCCGCACGCTCAGGTCCACCGCGCTGCGCACGCGCTCGCGTCCCAGCGACGCGGTGAACGCGAGCGTCGCGGAGCCCAGCGGCCCCTTCGCGCGCACTCGGAAGGTGGTGCTGGCCTCGCGTCCCTCGTCGATCTTCAGCGGACGTTTGGCCGCATCCACCACCTCCAGATGGTCGGACGGCTTGAGCTCCAGCGTCACCTCCGCGCCCTTGCCCGAGCCCTCCACGCTGTTAGCCACCGCCACGCCCACGGAGAACTCATCCCCGGGCGCGACGAAGGTGGGCACGTTGGGCGTGATGACGAAGGGCCCGCGAATCGTGGCGCGCTTGGACATGGCGCCCACGGCCTCGGGGGCCACGGCCACCGCCATCACCCGCAGCTCTCCGTTGAAGGAGTCCGGCACCGCGTAGACGAGCTCGCGCTCCGTCGAGTCGATGTCCACCACGCCGGACCAATAGGCCACGGGCTTGTCCCGCTTGCGCTTGAACGGGTTCAGGTTCTTGCCGATGGCGTCCATGCCCTCCGCGTCACCGCCCATCGCGGAGACCGCCTTCGCCACGGAGAACTCGGGCAGCAACAGGTCGAGGATCTGCGAGGTGCGCACCTCCAGCGCCCGCTTCTTGAAGAAGTGCGCGAGCGGATCCGGCGTCCCATAGTTCGCGACCTGGAGGATGCCCTCGTCCACCGCGTAGAGGACCGCCTTGCCCTTGTGATTGCCGCGGTACTTGATGCGATACGGCTCGCCGGGCCGCGCCTTGTCCGGGCTCTCCACCTGGATGTCGAACACGCGGTTCGCGCGGCTCACGGAGAACGCCGCCACGCCGTAGCTCAACGGGCTCATGAAGATCTCCTGCGAGTCCATGGCGCGCACGAACGCGACGTTCACGTACGCGTTGCCCTCGATGCCGGCCGGGAGCTGGATGGTCTGCACGGAGCTGGTCGCGTCCGTCTTGAACCACTTCCAGGCGTAGACGCGGTCGCGCTCGATGGTGATGAGGCCCGCACCGGTGTACGGGGCCTTGATGTTGAGCTGGATCTCCTCGCCCGCCGCGTAGTCCGGGCGGTTGAGCTTCACCTCCAGCTCGGCGTTCTTCTCCAGCGCGCGCGTGAGGTTGCCGTGGCCGGCGACGCTGTACTCCACGCGGCTCAGCTCCAGGTCCTCCGTGTTCTTCACCACCACCACGAAGTCACCCGGCTGATCGGTGGGCAGCGAGAACTTGAGCCCCGCCTCGCTCAGGTGCAGGTCCGTGGTGCGCACCACCGAGTCGCGGCGCGCGGACTGGTACTGGTACGTGCCATTGGACTGCTGCGTGAGCACCGAGACCCAGCGCTGCTCGACGAGCTGCGCCTTGAGGCCCTTCACCGCCAGCTTCTTCAGCGAGGGGTCCACCGCGATGAAGTCCACCGTCCGGTCCGAGCCCTGGCTCAGGAAGCGCAGGTTCCCATCCGGCTTGAAGCCCACCAGGTACGGCAGCGGCGACACGAGCACCGACGCCTCGGACGACACGCCCCGCCCGCCCTCCGCCTCGTAGCCCTCGGCCAGGAACGAC
This window contains:
- a CDS encoding alpha-2-macroglobulin family protein translates to MSSNESEPAPRRPRRLARLVGELSWNPPPWAAGLGRRVVAGAGWLRRNPKRLVLGLGVLVALLVAGNAGYTWYQNRPKPVTYSVSCTSPSPTPIEERAQPAAISIQFGGSVARLEQVGKVVTAGIRMTPEMPGEWRWANDQILTFTPSSDWAVGQAYKVVLDKTLFPEHVRLETYETGFASAPFTASISELRFYEDPRNPADKHVVATLTFSHPVDPATLVRNLSLRPKDQKRGLLGWGSSGVPFQVTYDKLKGQAYVHSEPMPIPENTTVLALTMDVGVRAARGGPAMTEVQTQDVSVPGMFTYFHVNDASVALVRNERFEPEQVMVLNLTTGVTEPELRKSLSVWVLPKDLPAKDGQKAVRNYAWSSPSLIGQEWLTPDALLKLDPVPTDREQATLHSFRVQADVGRYLYVRVKKGTRSAGGYVLAEDFNTVIRVPVFPQEVSILHEGALLSLAGEKKLTVLARDVPALRFEVGRVLPGQINHLVSQSYGQFAHPMFSNYAFGEDNVTERFSEVRPLEGVGRGKAQYAAFDLAPYLSVANDSSSRRGLFFFRVESWDPEAKRAMGKQDNRLVLVTNLGLVVKDNADGSHDVFVQGLDAGAPVEGVTVSVLGRNGIAVANGTTDAQGHAALPSLNDFVREQQPTVYLARKGDDFAFLPYDRGDRQLNFSRFDIGGLVSNGTPDRLTAFMFSDRGLYRPGDTFHVGMMVKSSDWNSPPVGVPLEVEVLDPRGLEVHKQKVVVSAAGLDTLDYSTEETSPTGNYQVNLYVVKDHHRGSLLGSTYVRVEEFLPDRMRITTRFSAERAEGWVSPKDLKGRVTLKNLFGIAAAGRRVASELVLSPTYPSFRAFPGYQFRDPLQAKEQFNERLADTTTNDEGEAEVDLGLEKYAKATWRLSFLAEGYEAEGGRGVSSEASVLVSPLPYLVGFKPDGNLRFLSQGSDRTVDFIAVDPSLKKLAVKGLKAQLVEQRWVSVLTQQSNGTYQYQSARRDSVVRTTDLHLSEAGLKFSLPTDQPGDFVVVVKNTEDLELSRVEYSVAGHGNLTRALEKNAELEVKLNRPDYAAGEEIQLNIKAPYTGAGLITIERDRVYAWKWFKTDATSSVQTIQLPAGIEGNAYVNVAFVRAMDSQEIFMSPLSYGVAAFSVSRANRVFDIQVESPDKARPGEPYRIKYRGNHKGKAVLYAVDEGILQVANYGTPDPLAHFFKKRALEVRTSQILDLLLPEFSVAKAVSAMGGDAEGMDAIGKNLNPFKRKRDKPVAYWSGVVDIDSTERELVYAVPDSFNGELRVMAVAVAPEAVGAMSKRATIRGPFVITPNVPTFVAPGDEFSVGVAVANSVEGSGKGAEVTLELKPSDHLEVVDAAKRPLKIDEGREASTTFRVRAKGPLGSATLAFTASLGRERVRSAVDLSVRPAVPFLTTVSSAQLSGGKQDLAVSRKLHDAYRTLEVSASPLPLGLARGLTAYLDKYPYGCTEQLVSRAFPAVVLKGRREFGMAPQTIASNFDTALHTLRGRQNEEGAFGLWAANSYAPTLTSVYAMHFLTDARERGFAVPTDLFNRGMTWLGNVAARTPSTLAEARAVAYAQYILARNGKVPTPQVNALRERLDSKLKEWPKDLTAAYLSATYKLLKQERQAEQALGSVKLGQVQAADYSALYDGLVYDSQVLYLLSRHFPERISQVSGEQLAAMARPISEERFNTLSSSYAILGLDAYATALGAQGTPSASGVAMLEQVAGKLRPLTVPEGLFPRVAFSSDAAQVRVESPASTPLFVQVTQAGYDLETPTKAIQQRLEVQRELQTLDGKVTHEAKLGEELEVHVKLRALDGDVSHVAITDLLPGGFEVVLERNPVASASEDSESHASEGEGDADSSEQEGASEEGESNEEPEAFEPAPTSTGFVPPVGSDKSSWRPEYVDVREDRVVLYGSVGPTVSEYVYRVKATNSGKFVMPPAFAEGMYDRGVRARSVGEQVSVVAP